The proteins below are encoded in one region of Phaseolus vulgaris cultivar G19833 chromosome 1, P. vulgaris v2.0, whole genome shotgun sequence:
- the LOC137816493 gene encoding protein WEAK CHLOROPLAST MOVEMENT UNDER BLUE LIGHT 1-like has protein sequence MEEVEDKPPSEPSIIRAEQKPQAETPEENTEAMNPPNNQPSIEVLDSQHSNNNSRMESGPRFPMEFSDSEVSLNASSHQTIAQVVHLPTGDSASTPEATVHGTEESHQGAKAADSEPGALEEGIFNRQEEGVSAVTASSDVDNLMNPSTSYSERKELQTGPIELITDSPQTMVADVAIDNSASTSKVVKEQSNQGAMPANSEAGALEDMSNRQQDGGSSVCAGSDAENQKELQNDHKELKINSPQTMDTDVLVGAVDDSSEKIESQNDHKELKIELPQTKIADVSVEAVDSPAASDQKASSSEEIELQNDQKEQNTDPSQTNTLRADDQLSASDDSLIKLLDPSSEKIELQNDQTNQKTDPSQTNVTDTSVGAVDSPTYAKKMAARRSHIDTAAPFESVKEAVSKFGGIVDWKAHRIQTVERRKHVEHEHEKAQQLIPDFRKKAEAAEKAKMQVLQELDTTKRLIEELKLNLERAQTEERQARQDSELAKLRVEEMEQGIADDSSVAAKAQLEVARARYASAITELTSIKEELDALRGEYASLVDEKEEAVKKSEEAVASSKQVEKTVEDLTIELIATKEALETAHAAHMEAEEQRIGTVMARDQDCLSWEKELKQAEEELQSLNQKILSAKDLKSKLNIASALLLDLKAELNLYMESKADPEGEGEGEGVSKKKTHSEIQEAVASAKKELEEVKLNIEKATTEINYLRVAAASLKSELENEKSCFASIRQREGMASITAASLEAELQNTISETVLVQMKEKEGREKIAVLPKKLQQEVEENNQAKLLAQAAREELQRVKEEAEQVKASASTMQSKLLAAQKEIEAARASERLAIAATKALQESEASPMNNSEVDSSTWVTLSVEEYYNLSKQAHDAEKESNMRVATANSEIETAKKSELKTLERLNSVSREMAARRESLKIAMEKAEKAREGKLGVEQELRKWRSDHEQRRKAGALGQESAKHQSSKSAGASFERHKEPNSLEKPHRVPIPLRYFSSSKSYVHSNSGAVPSTDAKTGKKKKKSFFPWVLMFFGKKKSHTTHSG, from the exons ATGGAGGAAGTTGAAGACAAGCCACCCTCAGAACCATCTATAATAAGGGCTGAGCAGAAGCCACAGGCAGAAACCCCTGAAGAGAACACTGAGGCGATGAATCCACCCAATAATCAGCCTTCCATTGAAGTTTTGGATAGCCAACATAGTAATAATAACAGTAGAATGGAGTCTGGCCCTCGTTTTCCCATGGAGTTCTCTGACTCAGAAGTGTCCCTGAATGCTTCTAGCCATCAAACTATAGCACAAGTTGTACATCTTCCCACAGGTGATTCAGCTTCTACTCCTGAAGCTACAGTTCATGGAACAGAAGAAAGCCACCAAGGGGCCAAGGCTGCAGATTCTGAACCAGGAGCTTTAGAAGAAGGTATCTTCAACAGGCAGGAGGAAGGCGTTTCTGCTGTCACTGCTAGCAGTGATGTTGATAATCTGATGAATCCCTCAACATCATATTCTGAAAGAAAAGAGTTGCAGACTGGCCCCATAGAACTAATTACAGACTCACCTCAAACCATGGTTGCTGATGTTGCCATAGATAATTCAGCTTCAACCTCAAAAGTTGTAAAGGAACAAAGCAACCAAGGAGCCATGCCTGCAAATTCGGAAGCCGGAGCATTAGAAGATATGTCAAATAGGCAACAGGATGGTGGTTCTAGTGTCTGTGCTGGCAGTGATGCTGAAAATCAGAAAGAGTTGCAGAATGACCACAAAGAACTAAAGATTAATTCACCTCAAACAATGGATACTGATGTTCTTGTGGGAGCTGTTGATGACTCTTCAGAAAAAATAGAGTCGCAAAATGATCACAAAGAGCTAAAGATTGAACTGCCTCAAACCAAGATAGCTGATGTGTCTGTGGAAGCTGTTGACTCACCTGCTGCCAGTGATCAAAAGGCTTCCTCTTCTGAAGAAATAGAGTTGCAGAACGACCAGAAAGAACAAAACACAGATCCGTCTCAAACCAATACTTTGAGAGCTGATGATCAACTATCTGCCAGTGATGATAGTCTGATAAAACTCTTGGATCCCTCTTCTGAAAAAATAGAGTTGCAGAATGACCAGACAAATCAGAAGACAGATCCATCTCAAACCAATGTTACTGATACTTCTGTGGGAGCCGTTGACTCACCCACTTATGCCAAGAAGATGGCTGCAAGAAGAAGCCATATTGATACAGCTGCTCCATTTGAATCTGTCAAGGAAGCTGTTTCAAAGTTTGGAGGCATTGTGGATTGGAAGGCTCATAGAATCCAGACAGTGGAG AGACGCAAACATGTAGAACATGAACATGAAAAGGCACAGCAGCTGATCCCGGACTTCAGAAAAAAAGCCGAGGCTGCAGAGAAAGCAAAAATGCAAGTACTGCAGGAGCTGGATACCACTAAGAGACTAATAGAAGAGCTCAAACTTAACCTAGAGAGGGCTCAAACAGAAGAGCGTCAAGCAAGACAGGACTCAGAACTTGCAAAGCTGAGAGTGGAAGAGATGGAGCAAGGTATTGCAGATGACTCTAGTGTTGCAGCCAAGGCACAGCTTGAGGTAGCTAGAGCTAGGTATGCATCAGCTATCACAGAGTTAACatcaataaaagaagagttggATGCATTGCGTGGAGAATATGCATCCTTAGTTGATGAAAAAGAGGAAGCTGTCAAGAAATCTGAAGAGGCTGTTGCTTCATCAAAGCAAGTGGAGAAGACAGTGGAAGACTTGACTATTGAGCTGATTGCAACAAAGGAGGCACTGGAAACTGCACATGCTGCACACATGGAAGCAGAGGAACAGAGAATAGGGACAGTCATGGCAAGAGATCAGGATTGTCTCAGTTGGGAGAAGGAACTGAAACAGGCAGAAGAAGAACTCCAGAGTCTCAACCAGAAAATTTTGTCTGCTAAGGACCTCAAATCTAAACTGAACATTGCCTCAGCTTTGCTGCTTGATTTGAAAGCTGAGTTAAATCTTTATATGGAATCAAAGGCTGACCcagaaggtgaaggagaaggagaaggagTCTCCAAAAAGAAGACACACAGTGAAATACAGGAAGCAGTTGCATCTGCCAAAAAGGAACTTGAGGAAGTGAAGCTCAACATAGAGAAAGCTACCACTGAGATAAATTACTTAAGGGTGGCTGCAGCTTCCTTAAAATCAGAACTTGAAAATGAGAAATCATGTTTTGCCTCCATCAGGCAGAGAGAGGGAATGGCCTCCATCACAGCTGCATCTCTTGAAGCTGAACTGCAGAACACTATATCAGAAACGGTTTTGGTACAGATGAAGGAAAAGGAAGGCAGAGAGAAAATTGCTGTGCTGCCAAAGAAACTACAGCAAGAAGTTGAAGAGAATAATCAGGCCAAGTTGCTTGCTCAAGCAGCTCGTGAAGAGTTGCAGAGAGTAAAGGAGGAGGCTGAACAAGTAAAGGCAAGTGCAAGCACCATGCAAAGCAAATTACTAGCAGCTCAAAAGGAGATAGAAGCTGCAAGAGCTTCTGAAAGGTTGGCAATAGCAGCAACCAAAGCATTGCAAGAGAGTGAGGCATCACCTATGAACAACAGTGAAGTGGATTCATCCACTTGGGTGACCCTTTCGGTGGAGGAGTACTATAATCTCAGCAAACAAGCACATGATGCAGAAAAAGAATCCAACATGAGGGTTGCAACAGCAAATTCTGAAATTGAGACAGCCAAGAAGTCTGAATTGAAAACCTTGGAGAGGTTGAATAGTGTGAGTAGAGAAATGGCTGCTAGAAGGGAATCTCTTAAGATCGCCATGGAGAAAGCTGAAAAGGCAAGGGAGGGAAAATTAGGTGTAGAACAAGAACTAAGAAAGTGGAGGTCTGATCATGAACAACGAAGAAAGGCTGGTGCATTAGGCCAAGAATCGGCTAAGcatcaaagtagtaaaagtgCAGGAGCTAGTTTTGAAAGACACAAGGAACCAAACAGTTTAGAAAAACCTCATCGTGTACCTATTCCTCTTCGTTACTTCTCCAGTTCAAAGTCTTATGTCCATTCAAACAGTGGAGCTGTGCCATCAACAGATGCAAAAACcggaaagaagaaaaagaaatcattttTCCCATGGGTTTTGATGTTCTTTGGGAAGAAAAAGTCGCACACAACACATTCAGGGTAA
- the LOC137816494 gene encoding sterol carrier protein 2, with the protein MADSSNLKSDAIMEQMKQHFATDAGKQLTEKIGLVYQFHIAPKKLGFDEVVYTVNLKKGEVTKGPYEGGKPDASFSFKDEDFVKVALGKMNPQIAFMRGAMKIKGSLSAAQKFTPDIFPKPSKL; encoded by the exons ATGGCGGATTCTTCGAACCTCAAATCCGACGCGATTATGGAGCAGATGAAGCAGCACTTCGCCACTGACGCAGGCAAACAGCTCACGGAAAAAATTGGACTCGTTTATCAGTTTCACATTGCTCCGAAG AAACTTGGATTCGATGAGGTCGTCTACACCGTTAACCTCAAGAAAGGAGAGGTCACCAAAG GGCCATACGAAGGAGGAAAACCTGATGCATCTTTTTCATTCAAGGATGAGGACTTTGTTAAGGTTGCCTTGGGAAAGATGAATCCGCAGATTGCTTTCATGAG GGGTGCGATGAAGATTAAGGGGAGTTTGAGTGCTGCTCAGAAATTTACTCCGGATATCTTCCCAAAGCCTTCCAAGCTGTGA
- the LOC137816495 gene encoding abscisic acid 8'-hydroxylase CYP707A1-like has protein sequence MDGIFAYIIVILLTLFSFMFLPKLNRRKPQNQTTAKLPPGSMGWPYIGETLQLYSQDPNVYFSTKHKRFGEIFKTNILGCPCVMLISPEAARFVLVTQAHLFKPTYPKSKERLIGPFALFFHQGDYHTRLRKLVQRSLSFEALRNLVPHVEALVLSGMNSWGDGQVINMFKEMKRISFEVGILTTFGHLEPRSREELKKNYRIVDAGYNSFPTCIPGTQYKKALLARKRLGKIISDIICERKEKKLVERDLLSCLLNWKGEGGEVLSDDQIADNIIGVLFAAQDTTASAMTWVVKYLHDEPKLLESVKAEQKAIHKSNEGNIPLSWDQTRNMRITHKVVLESLRMASIISFPFREAIADVEYKGFLIPKGWKAMPLFRNIHHNPEYFPEPQKFNPSRFEVAPKPNTFMPFGSGVHACPGNELAKLETLIMIHHLVTKFRWEVVGSKCGIQYGPFPLPLNGLPARCWRESTS, from the exons ATGGATGGAATTTTCGCTTACATCATTGTCATTTTGCTTACCTTATTTTCATTCATGTTCTTACCAAAACTGAACAGAAGAAAACCTCAGAACCAAACAACCGCAAAGCTCCCTCCAGGCTCAATGGGGTGGCCTTACATAGGAGAAACCCTCCAACTCTACTCCCAAGACCCAAATGTCTACTTTTCCACCAAACACAAAAG GTTTGGTGAAATATTTAAGACCAACATCCTGGGTTGTCCCTGTGTGATGCTGATCAGCCCTGAGGCTGCACGCTTTGTGCTGGTGACTCAAGCTCACTTGTTCAAACCAACATACCCCAAAAGCAAAGAGCGTTTGATTGGtccttttgctttgtttttccACCAGGGAGACTACCACACTCGCCTCAGGAAGCTTGTTCAGAGGTCACTTTCTTTTGAAGCACTTCGCAACTTGGTGCCCCATGTAGAAGCCTTAGTGTTATCTGGCATGAACTCTTGGGGTGATGGCCAAGTCATTAACATGTTTAAGGAAATGAAAAGG ATTTCTTTTGAAGTTGGAATCCTCACAACTTTTGGCCATCTAGAGCCACGTTCGAGGGAGGAGCTAAAGAAGAATTACCGTATTGTAGATGCTGGTTACAATTCCTTCCCAACTTGCATTCCAGGAACCCAGTACAAAAAAGCACTGTTG GCTAGAAAGAGACTTGGGAAGATTATAAGTGATATAATTTGTgagaggaaggagaagaagtTGGTCGAAAGGGATCTGTTGAGTTGTCTATTGAATTGGAAAGGCGAAGGAGGAGAAGTGTTATCTGATGACCAAATTGCAGATAACATTATTGGGGTGCTTTTTGCTGCTCAGGATACCACAGCTAGTGCCATGACATGGGTTGTAAAGTACCTGCATGATGAACCGAAACTTCTGGAGTCAGTAAAG GCAGAGCAGAAGGCAATTCACAAGTCTAATGAAGGTAATATACCACTGAGTTGGGATCAGACCAGAAACATGAGAATTACTCACAAG GTTGTGTTAGAGAGTTTGAGAATGGCAAGCATTATTTCATTCCCTTTCAGAGAAGCAATAGCTGATGTGGAGTACAAGG GATTCTTAATACCAAAAGGGTGGAAAGCGATGCCTCTGTTCAGAAATATTCACCACAATCCTGAATATTTTCCAGAGCCTCAGAAGTTCAACCCTTCAAGGTTTGAG GTGGCACCAAAGCCCAATACTTTCATGCCATTTGGTAGTGGAGTACATGCCTGCCCTGGCAATGAGCTTGCTAAGCTGGAGACACTGATTATGATCCATCATTTGGTCACCAAATTTAG GTGGGAAGTGGTAGGATCCAAGTGTGGAATTCAGTATGGTCCATTCCCCTTGCCACTGAATGGACTCCCAGCTAGGTGTTGGAGAGAATCTACCAGCTAG